Proteins encoded by one window of Serratia nevei:
- the rfaH gene encoding transcription/translation regulatory transformer protein RfaH: MESWYLLYCKRGQLLRAQEHLERQQVNCLSPIITLEKIVRGKRIAVSEPLFPNYLFVEFDPERIHTTTISATRGVSHFVRFGALPSVIPSKVIDELRTHTSETYVDPETPQPGDTVLIVDGVFEGLQAIYTEPDGEARSMLLLNLINKQVSQSIDNRQFQKM, encoded by the coding sequence ATGGAATCCTGGTATCTACTTTATTGCAAACGCGGTCAGCTGTTGCGAGCGCAGGAACATCTGGAACGGCAGCAGGTAAATTGCCTCAGCCCGATCATCACGCTGGAAAAGATCGTGCGCGGCAAGCGCATCGCGGTCAGCGAACCCCTGTTTCCCAACTATCTGTTTGTGGAGTTCGACCCGGAGCGCATTCACACCACCACCATCAGCGCCACCCGCGGCGTCAGCCACTTCGTGCGTTTCGGCGCGTTGCCGAGCGTGATCCCGAGCAAGGTGATCGATGAGCTACGCACGCACACCAGCGAAACCTATGTCGATCCGGAAACCCCGCAGCCGGGGGATACCGTTCTGATCGTCGACGGCGTATTCGAAGGGCTGCAGGCGATCTACACCGAGCCGGACGGCGAGGCGCGTTCCATGTTGTTGCTGAACCTGATCAACAAACAGGTCAGTCAAAGCATCGACAACCGACAGTTCCAGAAGATGTAA
- the fre gene encoding NAD(P)H-flavin reductase, producing MTILSCKVTSVEAITDTVYRVRLVPEQPFSFKAGQYLMVVMDERDKRPFSLASTPTQQDYIELHIGASELNLYAMAVMDRILKEQAITVDVPHGDAWLREEGSRPLVLIAGGTGFSYARSILLTALEQQPDRDISIYWGGRELKHLYDLSELEALSLQHPNLKVIPVVEQPEAEWRGRSGTVLSAVLQDFGTLAEHDIYIAGRFEMAKIARERFCAERGALEAHMFGDAFSFI from the coding sequence ATGACAATATTGAGCTGTAAAGTGACCTCGGTAGAGGCCATTACCGATACGGTTTATCGGGTACGTCTGGTGCCCGAGCAGCCGTTTTCTTTCAAGGCAGGGCAATATCTGATGGTGGTGATGGACGAGCGCGACAAGCGTCCGTTCTCGCTGGCATCTACCCCGACGCAGCAAGATTATATCGAGCTGCACATCGGCGCTTCGGAGCTGAATCTATATGCCATGGCGGTGATGGATCGCATCCTGAAAGAGCAGGCGATCACCGTCGACGTGCCGCACGGCGACGCCTGGCTGCGGGAAGAGGGCAGCCGTCCGCTGGTGCTGATCGCCGGCGGCACCGGTTTCTCTTACGCGCGTTCAATCTTGTTGACCGCGTTGGAGCAGCAGCCCGATCGCGACATTTCGATCTACTGGGGCGGGCGTGAGCTGAAGCACCTGTACGATTTGAGCGAGCTGGAAGCGCTGTCGTTGCAGCATCCGAATCTGAAGGTGATCCCGGTGGTCGAGCAGCCGGAAGCCGAATGGCGCGGCCGCAGCGGCACCGTGCTCAGCGCGGTGCTGCAGGATTTCGGCACGCTGGCGGAGCATGATATCTATATCGCCGGGCGTTTCGAGATGGCGAAAATCGCCCGTGAGCGTTTCTGCGCCGAGCGCGGCGCGCTGGAAGCGCATATGTTCGGCGACGCGTTTTCGTTTATCTGA
- the tatC gene encoding Sec-independent protein translocase subunit TatC: protein MAVEDTQPLISHLIELRKRLLNSIICVLAVFVVLVFFANDIYQLVSAPLLKQLPAGASMIATDVASPFFTPIKLTMIVSVFVSAPMILYQVWAFIAPALYKHERRLMMPLLVSSSLLFYLGMAFAYFIVFPLAFGFFAKTAPMGVTIATDIKNYLDFVMALFMAFGVAFEVPVAIILLCWSGVTSPEDLKKKRPYVLVGAFVVGMLLTPPDVFSQTLLAIPMYLLFEVGVFFARFYTGKRRPQAEEEDEGDEPPAP from the coding sequence ATGGCTGTTGAAGATACCCAACCCCTTATCAGTCATCTGATAGAGCTGCGCAAGCGGCTGTTGAACTCGATTATTTGCGTGCTGGCGGTGTTCGTGGTGCTGGTATTTTTCGCCAACGACATCTACCAGCTGGTCTCTGCGCCGCTGCTCAAGCAGCTGCCGGCCGGGGCGAGCATGATCGCTACCGACGTGGCGTCACCGTTCTTTACGCCGATCAAGCTGACCATGATCGTCTCGGTGTTCGTCTCAGCGCCGATGATTCTGTATCAGGTGTGGGCATTCATCGCACCGGCGCTGTACAAGCATGAACGCCGCCTGATGATGCCGCTGCTGGTGTCCAGCAGCCTGCTGTTCTACCTCGGCATGGCTTTCGCCTACTTCATCGTGTTCCCGCTGGCCTTCGGCTTCTTTGCCAAGACCGCGCCGATGGGGGTGACCATTGCGACCGACATTAAAAACTACCTCGATTTCGTCATGGCGCTGTTTATGGCGTTTGGCGTCGCCTTCGAAGTGCCGGTCGCCATCATTCTGCTGTGCTGGAGCGGCGTCACCTCGCCGGAAGATCTGAAGAAGAAACGGCCGTATGTGTTGGTCGGCGCGTTTGTGGTCGGCATGCTGTTGACGCCGCCGGACGTGTTCTCGCAAACCCTGTTGGCAATACCGATGTATCTGCTGTTTGAAGTGGGGGTGTTCTTCGCTCGCTTCTATACCGGTAAACGTCGCCCGCAGGCGGAAGAAGAAGACGAGGGTGACGAACCCCCAGCACCCTGA
- the ubiD gene encoding 4-hydroxy-3-polyprenylbenzoate decarboxylase, which produces MISMKYRDLRDFLSLLEKRGELKRISQPIDPYLEMTEIADRTLRAGGPALLFENPKGYDMPVLCNLFGTANRVAMGMGQEDISALREVGKLLAFLKEPEPPKGFRDLFDKMPKFKQVLNMPTKVLGSAPCQEQVWQGEDVDLGRIPVMHCWPEDAAPLITWGLTVTRGPHKERQNLGIYRQQVLGKNKVIMRWLSHRGGALDYQEWCQAHPGERFPVAVALGADPATILGAVTPVPDTLSEYAFAGLLRGNKTEVVKCLSNDLEVPASAEIVLEGYIEPGEMAPEGPYGDHTGYYNEIDQFPVFTVTHITQRRNAIYHSTYTGRPPDEPAILGVALNEVFVPILQKQFPEIVDFYLPPEGCSYRLAVVTMKKQYAGHAKRVMMGVWSFLRQFMYTKFVIVCDDDVNARDWNDVIWAITTRMDPARDTVLVENTPIDYLDFASPVSGLGSKMGLDATNKWPGETDREWGRPIQMDEKVRARVDEIWDELAIFSDREPTL; this is translated from the coding sequence ATGATCAGCATGAAATACCGTGACTTACGCGATTTCCTCTCGTTGCTGGAGAAGAGAGGGGAACTAAAACGCATCAGCCAGCCGATCGATCCTTACCTGGAAATGACGGAGATTGCCGATCGCACCCTGCGGGCGGGCGGCCCGGCATTGCTGTTTGAAAACCCGAAAGGCTACGACATGCCGGTGCTGTGCAACCTGTTCGGCACCGCCAATCGCGTGGCGATGGGCATGGGGCAGGAAGACATCAGCGCGCTGCGCGAAGTCGGCAAACTGCTGGCGTTCCTCAAAGAGCCTGAGCCGCCGAAAGGCTTCCGCGATCTGTTCGACAAAATGCCGAAGTTCAAGCAGGTGCTGAACATGCCGACCAAGGTGCTGGGATCCGCGCCTTGTCAGGAGCAGGTATGGCAGGGTGAGGATGTCGATCTGGGCCGTATTCCGGTGATGCACTGCTGGCCGGAAGACGCCGCGCCGCTGATTACCTGGGGGCTGACGGTGACCCGCGGCCCGCATAAAGAACGGCAAAATCTCGGCATCTATCGCCAGCAGGTGCTGGGCAAGAACAAAGTGATCATGCGCTGGCTGTCGCATCGCGGCGGCGCGCTGGATTATCAGGAGTGGTGCCAGGCGCACCCCGGCGAGCGTTTCCCGGTCGCGGTAGCGCTGGGCGCCGATCCCGCCACCATCCTCGGTGCGGTCACGCCGGTGCCGGATACCTTGTCTGAATACGCTTTTGCCGGGCTGCTGCGCGGCAATAAAACCGAAGTGGTCAAGTGCCTTTCCAACGATCTGGAAGTGCCCGCCAGCGCCGAAATCGTGCTGGAAGGCTATATCGAGCCGGGTGAAATGGCGCCGGAAGGCCCTTACGGCGACCACACCGGTTACTACAATGAAATCGACCAGTTCCCGGTGTTCACCGTCACCCACATCACCCAGCGCCGCAACGCGATCTACCACTCGACCTATACCGGCCGCCCGCCGGATGAGCCGGCGATCCTGGGCGTGGCGCTGAATGAAGTGTTCGTGCCGATCCTGCAAAAACAGTTCCCGGAAATCGTCGATTTCTATCTGCCGCCGGAAGGGTGCTCGTACCGCCTGGCAGTAGTGACCATGAAAAAACAGTACGCCGGCCACGCTAAACGCGTGATGATGGGCGTCTGGTCGTTCCTGCGGCAGTTTATGTACACCAAATTTGTTATCGTCTGCGATGACGACGTCAATGCGCGCGACTGGAACGACGTGATTTGGGCGATCACCACACGAATGGATCCGGCAAGGGATACCGTTCTGGTGGAGAATACGCCGATCGACTATCTGGACTTCGCCTCGCCGGTTTCCGGCCTGGGTTCGAAGATGGGGCTGGACGCCACCAATAAATGGCCGGGTGAAACCGATCGCGAATGGGGCCGTCCGATTCAGATGGATGAAAAGGTACGTGCGCGCGTCGACGAAATCTGGGATGAGCTCGCAATCTTCAGTGACAGGGAACCGACGCTGTAG
- the fadA gene encoding acetyl-CoA C-acyltransferase FadA, producing the protein MENVVIVDAVRTPMGRSKGGAFRQVRAEDLSAHLMREVLSRNPALDAAEIDDIYWGCVQQTLEQGFNIARNAALLAEIPHRVPAVTVNRLCGSSMQALHDAARAIMVGDAHVSLIGGVEHMGHVPMNHGVDFHPGLSRSVAKAAGMMGLTAEMLAKMHNISRQMQDEFAARSHQRAHAATLAGYFKNEIIPTNGHDADGVLTRYDFDEVIRPETTVESLSALRPAFDPVNGTVTAGSSSALSDGASAMLLMSESRAKALGLKARARIRSMAVVGCDPSIMGYGPVPASKLALKRAGLSVQDIDLFELNEAFAAQSLPCIKDLGLMDSIDDKINLNGGAIALGHPLGCSGSRISTTLLNNMERRDAQFGLATMCIGLGQGIATVFERV; encoded by the coding sequence ATGGAAAACGTAGTTATTGTTGATGCCGTACGCACGCCGATGGGCCGCTCCAAGGGCGGCGCCTTCCGCCAGGTGCGCGCCGAAGATCTCTCCGCTCACCTGATGCGTGAAGTGCTGAGCCGCAACCCGGCGCTGGATGCCGCCGAGATCGATGACATTTACTGGGGCTGCGTGCAGCAGACGCTGGAGCAAGGCTTCAACATCGCCCGCAACGCCGCGCTGCTGGCCGAGATCCCGCACCGCGTGCCGGCGGTGACCGTCAACCGCCTGTGCGGCTCTTCGATGCAGGCGCTGCACGACGCGGCGCGCGCCATCATGGTCGGCGACGCGCACGTCAGCCTGATCGGCGGCGTGGAACACATGGGTCATGTGCCGATGAACCACGGCGTGGATTTCCATCCGGGGCTGAGCCGCAGCGTGGCCAAAGCCGCCGGGATGATGGGGCTGACCGCCGAAATGCTGGCCAAGATGCACAACATCAGCCGCCAGATGCAGGATGAGTTTGCCGCCCGCTCCCACCAGCGCGCGCATGCGGCGACGCTGGCAGGTTACTTCAAAAACGAGATCATACCGACCAACGGCCACGACGCCGATGGCGTGCTGACCCGTTACGATTTCGATGAAGTCATTCGCCCGGAAACCACCGTCGAAAGCCTGTCGGCCCTGCGTCCGGCGTTCGATCCGGTCAACGGCACCGTCACCGCCGGCAGTTCTTCCGCCCTGTCGGACGGCGCTTCCGCCATGCTGCTGATGAGCGAATCGCGCGCCAAAGCGCTCGGTTTGAAGGCCCGCGCCCGCATCCGCTCGATGGCGGTCGTCGGCTGCGATCCTTCCATCATGGGTTACGGCCCGGTGCCGGCCAGCAAGCTGGCGCTGAAACGCGCCGGTCTGAGCGTGCAGGACATCGATCTGTTCGAGCTGAACGAGGCGTTCGCCGCCCAGTCGCTGCCGTGCATCAAGGATCTGGGGCTGATGGACAGCATCGACGACAAGATCAACCTGAACGGCGGCGCCATCGCGCTCGGCCACCCGCTGGGGTGTTCAGGCTCCCGCATCTCGACCACCCTGTTGAACAACATGGAACGTCGCGACGCGCAGTTCGGCCTGGCGACCATGTGCATCGGCCTGGGCCAGGGCATCGCCACCGTCTTCGAACGCGTTTAG
- the fadB gene encoding fatty acid oxidation complex subunit alpha FadB: MLYQGETLQLHWLDNGIAELVFNAPGSVNKLDTRTVASLGEALTVLENQPELKGLLLRSSKAAFIVGADITEFLSLFAAPAEKLQEWLVFANNVFNRLEDLPVPTISAINGYALGGGCECILATDFRVASPDARIGLPETKLGIMPGFGGSVRLPRLLGNDSALEIIAAGKDVSAKDALKVGLVDAVVAPEKLAEAALKMLQQAIDGKLDWRAARQPKLEPLKLSPIEAAMSFTTAKGMVLQTAGKHYPAPMTAVKTIEAAAKLGRDEALKLETASFVPLARSNEARALVGIFLNDQFVKGQAKKLAKNVDAPKQAAVLGAGIMGGGIAYQSALKGVPVIMKDISDKPLTLGMSEAAKLLNKQLERGKLDGLKMAQVLSTIQPTLDYAGIERAQVIVEAVVENPKVKAAVLSEVENLIAEDTVLASNTSTIPINHLAKSLKRPQNFCGMHFFNPVHRMPLVEIIRGEQTSDDTIAKVVAYASRMGKTPIVVNDCPGFFVNRVLFPYFAGFSLLLRDGADFRQIDKVMEKQFGWPMGPAYLLDVVGIDTAHHAQAVMAAGFPDRMSKDYRDAIDVMFDNQRFGQKNQLGFYRYSQDSKGKPRKDNDEQTDALLAEVSQPRQTISDEEIIARMMIPMINEVVRCLEEKIVASPAEADMALVYGIGFPPFHGGAFRYLDTLGTANYVELAQRYAHLGALYQVPAGLRAKAERNESYYPVATPLSDVATRQPA, from the coding sequence ATGCTCTACCAAGGCGAAACATTACAACTGCACTGGCTCGATAACGGCATCGCCGAGCTGGTGTTCAACGCACCGGGCTCGGTCAACAAGCTGGACACCCGCACCGTCGCCAGCCTGGGCGAAGCGCTCACCGTGCTGGAAAACCAGCCTGAGCTGAAGGGGCTGCTGCTGCGCTCCTCCAAAGCCGCGTTTATCGTCGGCGCCGATATCACCGAATTCCTTTCTCTGTTCGCCGCACCGGCTGAAAAGCTGCAAGAGTGGCTGGTGTTCGCCAACAACGTCTTTAACCGGCTGGAAGATTTGCCGGTGCCGACCATTTCGGCCATTAACGGCTATGCGCTCGGCGGCGGTTGCGAATGCATTCTGGCGACCGATTTCCGCGTCGCCTCACCGGACGCGCGCATCGGCCTGCCGGAAACCAAATTGGGCATCATGCCGGGCTTCGGCGGTTCCGTCCGCCTGCCGCGCCTGCTGGGTAACGACAGCGCGCTGGAAATCATCGCCGCCGGCAAAGACGTCAGCGCCAAAGACGCGTTGAAAGTCGGTCTGGTGGATGCGGTAGTGGCACCGGAAAAACTGGCCGAAGCGGCGCTGAAAATGCTGCAACAGGCGATCGACGGCAAGCTGGACTGGCGCGCCGCGCGTCAACCTAAGCTGGAGCCGCTGAAGCTCAGCCCGATTGAAGCCGCGATGAGCTTCACCACCGCCAAAGGCATGGTGCTGCAGACCGCCGGGAAACATTACCCGGCGCCGATGACCGCGGTGAAAACCATTGAAGCCGCCGCCAAGCTGGGCCGCGATGAAGCGCTGAAACTGGAAACCGCCAGCTTCGTGCCGTTGGCGCGTTCCAACGAAGCGCGAGCGCTGGTCGGCATCTTCCTTAACGATCAGTTCGTGAAGGGCCAGGCGAAAAAGCTGGCCAAGAATGTGGATGCGCCGAAACAGGCGGCGGTGCTGGGCGCCGGCATCATGGGCGGCGGCATCGCCTACCAATCGGCGCTGAAAGGCGTGCCGGTGATCATGAAAGACATCAGCGACAAGCCGCTGACGCTGGGCATGAGCGAAGCGGCCAAGCTGCTCAATAAGCAGCTGGAGCGCGGCAAGCTGGATGGCCTGAAAATGGCGCAGGTGCTGTCGACCATTCAGCCGACGCTGGACTACGCCGGCATCGAGCGCGCACAGGTGATCGTTGAAGCGGTCGTCGAGAATCCGAAGGTCAAAGCCGCCGTGCTGTCGGAAGTGGAAAACCTGATCGCTGAGGACACCGTTCTGGCGTCGAACACCTCGACCATTCCGATTAATCACCTGGCAAAATCGCTGAAGCGCCCGCAAAACTTCTGCGGCATGCACTTCTTTAACCCGGTACACCGCATGCCGCTGGTTGAAATCATCCGCGGCGAACAGACCAGCGATGACACCATCGCCAAAGTGGTGGCCTACGCCAGCCGCATGGGCAAAACGCCAATCGTGGTGAACGACTGCCCGGGCTTCTTCGTCAACCGCGTGCTGTTCCCGTATTTCGCCGGCTTCAGCCTGCTGCTGCGCGACGGCGCCGACTTCCGTCAGATTGATAAAGTGATGGAAAAACAGTTCGGCTGGCCGATGGGCCCGGCCTACCTGCTCGACGTCGTGGGCATCGACACCGCGCACCACGCGCAGGCGGTAATGGCCGCCGGCTTCCCGGATCGCATGAGCAAAGACTATCGCGACGCCATTGACGTGATGTTCGACAACCAGCGCTTCGGTCAGAAAAATCAATTGGGCTTCTACCGCTACAGCCAGGACAGCAAAGGCAAACCGCGCAAGGACAACGACGAGCAGACCGACGCGCTGCTGGCCGAAGTGAGCCAACCGCGCCAGACCATCAGCGACGAAGAAATCATCGCGCGCATGATGATCCCGATGATCAACGAAGTGGTTCGCTGCCTGGAAGAGAAGATCGTCGCCAGCCCGGCGGAAGCCGATATGGCGCTGGTCTACGGCATTGGCTTCCCTCCGTTCCACGGCGGCGCGTTCCGCTACCTGGATACGCTCGGCACCGCCAACTATGTTGAGCTGGCCCAGCGCTACGCACACCTCGGCGCCCTGTATCAGGTGCCGGCCGGTCTGCGCGCCAAGGCCGAACGCAATGAAAGCTACTACCCGGTGGCGACACCGCTGTCCGACGTCGCTACCCGCCAACCGGCATGA
- the pepE gene encoding dipeptidase PepE has protein sequence MELFLLSNGKLSGEAELLGYAKSQLLAMIARRGIKSAVFIPYALIRYDYDQRAQELAQTLGIEVTSIHHAASPAAAIAQAECILVSGGNTWLLNQMLHEQGLIVPIQRAVREREVPYVGWSAGCNVATPSIRTTNDMPVRCSVVLPALGLFPVQINPHYIDAHISGHMGETRDERLAEFCAVNPSESVVALREGSLLHVEGDALRYFSANGQGFKVFRHGEETREYQDTRALATLVPFNCG, from the coding sequence ATGGAGCTGTTTCTGTTGAGCAACGGCAAGCTGTCTGGCGAAGCCGAGCTGCTGGGGTACGCCAAAAGCCAACTGCTGGCGATGATTGCGCGTCGCGGCATCAAATCCGCCGTCTTTATCCCTTACGCCCTGATCCGTTATGACTACGACCAGCGTGCGCAGGAGCTGGCGCAAACGCTGGGCATCGAAGTCACCAGTATCCACCACGCCGCTTCGCCGGCGGCGGCGATCGCGCAGGCGGAGTGTATTTTGGTCAGCGGCGGCAATACCTGGTTGCTGAACCAAATGCTGCACGAACAAGGCCTGATCGTGCCTATCCAGCGCGCGGTGCGCGAGCGTGAGGTGCCTTACGTCGGCTGGAGCGCCGGTTGCAACGTGGCTACGCCGAGCATTCGTACCACCAATGATATGCCGGTGCGCTGCAGCGTGGTGCTGCCAGCGCTGGGGCTGTTCCCGGTGCAGATCAACCCGCATTACATCGACGCGCATATCAGCGGCCACATGGGCGAAACCCGTGACGAGCGCCTGGCGGAGTTCTGCGCGGTCAACCCGAGTGAATCGGTGGTGGCGCTGCGTGAAGGCAGCCTGCTGCACGTTGAAGGCGATGCGCTGCGTTACTTCAGCGCTAACGGGCAGGGCTTCAAGGTGTTCCGCCACGGCGAGGAGACGCGCGAATATCAGGATACGCGTGCGCTGGCCACGCTGGTGCCGTTCAACTGCGGCTGA
- a CDS encoding MFS transporter: protein MTKAACVKRSGLWSIPARTMTLACLLVFMAQMATTVYLPSLPTVMRELAMSRRATELSISIFVIGAALPVLFWGAAADRFGRRAPLTLSLLLFIGCSGLLALCSNGAQLLVLRALQGVGAGGAAIIARIIVRDNWSGDELARRLSVLSIAFITALGGGQFVGGLLSQYSHWQMGFVLMGATGLAILALMATLPLEAGRDRGPRPAMTATYFAILQRPGFFWPACVGGLGFATTVTLQEVSPFVMQQGFGLNVTAFGALGLVIGIAYFSGALTVNRTVARVGGKKLMQTGSGIVALATVAILILWWSGILAGLSGMALFIALYCLTIFGQAVLFPNSMAMAVSDAKEYGAYAMALCGFLQQCLAGVAAAGAVLLEHHGLWALAIAVLGLAGWLMVKLRM, encoded by the coding sequence ATGACTAAGGCGGCTTGTGTCAAACGCAGCGGCTTATGGAGTATTCCCGCCAGAACCATGACGCTGGCGTGTCTGTTGGTATTTATGGCGCAGATGGCGACGACCGTGTACCTGCCTTCGCTGCCGACGGTGATGCGCGAGTTGGCAATGAGCCGGCGCGCCACCGAGCTGTCCATTTCGATCTTCGTCATCGGCGCTGCCTTGCCGGTGCTGTTCTGGGGCGCGGCTGCCGATCGCTTTGGCCGCCGAGCGCCGCTGACGCTTTCCCTGCTGCTTTTCATTGGCTGCAGCGGGCTGTTGGCGCTGTGTAGCAACGGCGCCCAGCTGCTGGTGCTGCGCGCGCTGCAGGGTGTGGGCGCCGGTGGCGCGGCGATCATTGCACGCATCATCGTGCGGGATAACTGGAGCGGTGACGAGTTGGCGCGGCGGCTGTCGGTGCTCTCTATCGCTTTTATCACCGCGCTGGGCGGCGGTCAGTTCGTCGGCGGCCTGCTCAGCCAATATTCGCACTGGCAGATGGGCTTCGTCTTGATGGGTGCCACCGGTTTGGCCATTCTGGCGCTGATGGCGACGCTGCCACTGGAGGCGGGCCGCGATCGCGGGCCTCGCCCGGCGATGACGGCTACCTACTTCGCCATCCTGCAGCGGCCGGGATTTTTTTGGCCGGCCTGCGTCGGCGGGCTGGGTTTCGCCACCACGGTGACGTTGCAGGAGGTGAGCCCGTTCGTCATGCAACAGGGTTTTGGTCTCAACGTCACGGCGTTCGGCGCGCTGGGCTTGGTGATCGGCATCGCCTACTTTAGCGGCGCGTTGACGGTGAACCGTACGGTGGCGCGCGTCGGCGGGAAAAAACTGATGCAAACCGGCAGCGGCATCGTGGCCCTGGCGACGGTGGCGATCCTGATATTGTGGTGGAGCGGCATTCTGGCCGGCCTTTCCGGTATGGCGCTGTTCATCGCGCTGTATTGCCTGACTATTTTTGGCCAGGCGGTGTTGTTTCCCAACAGCATGGCGATGGCGGTCAGCGACGCCAAAGAGTACGGTGCCTATGCGATGGCACTGTGTGGCTTTCTGCAGCAGTGTCTGGCGGGCGTCGCCGCGGCCGGCGCGGTGTTGTTGGAGCACCATGGCCTGTGGGCGCTGGCGATAGCGGTGCTCGGCCTGGCCGGTTGGCTAATGGTTAAACTGCGGATGTAA
- the tatD gene encoding 3'-5' ssDNA/RNA exonuclease TatD, translating into MFDIGVNLTSSQFAKDRQAVVERARVAGVTGMLITGTDLAESREAAELAQQHAGYGWSTAGVHPHYASGWDEHTAEQIYALAARPEVAAIGECGLDFNRNFSTPAQQEAAFTAQLALAAELALPVFLHCRDAHARFAELLTPWLDKLPAAVVHCFTGTAEELTSCLSLGLSIGITGWVCDERRGLELRALLPQIPAERLLLETDAPYLLPRDLQPKPASRRNEPCFLPHIVHQVAVWRQEEPQWLGQKTDENARRLFRLV; encoded by the coding sequence ATGTTTGATATCGGCGTTAATCTCACCAGCAGCCAATTCGCCAAAGACCGCCAGGCGGTGGTGGAACGCGCCCGCGTTGCGGGCGTGACGGGGATGTTGATTACCGGCACCGATCTGGCGGAGAGCCGCGAGGCCGCCGAACTGGCGCAGCAACATGCGGGCTACGGTTGGTCTACCGCCGGCGTGCATCCGCACTACGCCAGCGGTTGGGATGAACACACCGCCGAGCAGATTTATGCGTTGGCCGCGCGCCCTGAAGTGGCGGCGATCGGCGAATGCGGCCTGGATTTCAATCGCAACTTCTCGACGCCCGCGCAGCAGGAAGCGGCGTTCACCGCGCAGCTGGCGCTGGCGGCGGAGTTGGCGCTGCCGGTGTTTCTCCACTGCCGCGACGCACACGCACGTTTTGCCGAGCTACTGACGCCGTGGTTGGATAAACTGCCCGCGGCCGTGGTGCACTGCTTCACCGGCACCGCCGAAGAATTAACAAGCTGCCTGTCGCTGGGCCTGTCGATCGGGATTACCGGTTGGGTCTGCGACGAGCGGCGCGGCCTGGAATTGCGCGCCCTGTTGCCGCAGATCCCGGCCGAGCGTCTGTTGCTGGAAACGGACGCCCCTTATTTGTTGCCCCGGGATTTACAACCTAAACCCGCATCTCGCCGCAACGAACCCTGTTTCCTGCCCCATATCGTGCATCAGGTCGCCGTCTGGCGACAGGAAGAGCCGCAATGGCTGGGGCAAAAAACCGATGAGAACGCCCGCCGGCTATTCCGGCTGGTTTGA
- the hemB gene encoding porphobilinogen synthase, translated as MSYAFPGTFPGRRMRRVRRHDFSRRLVAENQLTVNDLIYPVFVMEGSNRQEEVASMPGVSRMTIDLLVKEAETIAKFGVPVISLFPVIEPGLKSLHAEEAYNPEGLVQRTVRALKDAVPELGILTDVALDPYTTHGQDGVIDEQGYVINDVTKDILVRQALSHAEAGAEIVAPSDMMDGRIGAIRDRLELQGLVNTQIMAYSAKYASCYYGPFRDALGSSGNLKGGNKKTYQMDPANSDEALQEIAQDLQEGADMVMVKPGMPYLDVVRRVKDTFGVPTFAYQVSGEYAMHMAAIQNGWLQEQPAVMESLMCFKRAGADGVLTYFAKRVAQWLHDDAMRR; from the coding sequence ATGAGCTATGCATTTCCGGGTACCTTCCCTGGTCGCCGTATGCGCCGCGTGCGCCGTCATGACTTCAGCCGCCGCCTGGTCGCCGAAAACCAACTGACGGTCAACGACCTGATTTATCCGGTGTTTGTCATGGAAGGCAGCAACCGTCAGGAAGAAGTGGCCTCGATGCCGGGCGTATCGCGCATGACGATCGATCTGCTGGTCAAAGAAGCGGAAACCATTGCAAAATTCGGCGTGCCGGTGATCTCCCTGTTCCCGGTGATCGAGCCGGGCCTGAAATCGCTGCATGCGGAAGAAGCCTATAACCCGGAAGGGTTGGTGCAGCGCACGGTGCGCGCGCTGAAAGACGCGGTGCCTGAGCTGGGCATTCTGACCGACGTAGCGCTCGATCCCTACACCACGCATGGGCAGGACGGGGTCATCGATGAGCAGGGCTATGTGATTAACGACGTGACCAAAGACATCCTGGTGCGTCAGGCGCTGTCCCATGCCGAAGCGGGTGCGGAAATCGTGGCGCCGAGTGACATGATGGACGGCCGCATCGGGGCGATCCGCGATCGTCTGGAATTGCAGGGCCTGGTGAATACCCAGATTATGGCCTATTCCGCCAAGTATGCTTCCTGTTACTACGGCCCGTTCCGCGATGCGCTGGGCTCCAGCGGCAACCTGAAGGGCGGCAACAAGAAGACCTATCAGATGGATCCGGCCAACAGCGACGAAGCGCTGCAGGAGATTGCACAGGATCTGCAGGAAGGCGCGGACATGGTGATGGTGAAACCGGGCATGCCGTACCTCGACGTCGTACGCCGCGTGAAGGATACCTTCGGCGTGCCAACCTTCGCTTATCAGGTGTCCGGCGAGTACGCGATGCATATGGCGGCGATTCAGAACGGCTGGCTGCAAGAACAACCTGCGGTGATGGAATCGTTGATGTGCTTCAAACGCGCCGGCGCCGACGGTGTGTTGACCTACTTCGCCAAGCGTGTCGCCCAGTGGCTGCACGACGACGCGATGCGTCGTTAA